One genomic region from Phycisphaeraceae bacterium encodes:
- a CDS encoding carbohydrate ABC transporter permease: protein MRSDVDDSSGGSMNTTPATINRKRSKRSRKGWVLQIVLSVLGAITLVPFAWLVIASLKSREDFFVAMFFPPGDGLLGIAWDRLTLDNYRNLFELGFGQAVLNSVFYASTTAVLGTLVCSASGYALAKFHFPGHRLALVGVLSLIILPPTLLIAPGYELLFHLDLLDTVPGLILPVVAPAFGVFLFRQAIAQSVPDQLIEAARMDGCREVVIFFSVVLPLIRPMVGAFLLITFLAMWNNFISPQIVLQSQDKQPLSVAIAQLRGIYRTDYGLLMAATVVSIAPVAVLFLLLQKQFISGLTSGAVKG, encoded by the coding sequence ATGCGTTCAGATGTGGATGATTCGTCGGGAGGGTCGATGAACACCACCCCGGCCACCATCAACCGCAAACGCAGCAAACGCAGCCGCAAGGGTTGGGTACTCCAGATCGTGCTCTCGGTACTGGGCGCGATCACACTGGTCCCGTTTGCGTGGCTGGTGATCGCCTCCTTGAAATCACGCGAAGATTTCTTCGTCGCCATGTTCTTTCCGCCCGGCGATGGACTTCTGGGCATCGCGTGGGATCGGCTCACACTCGACAACTATCGCAATCTCTTCGAGCTTGGCTTCGGACAGGCTGTCCTCAACTCGGTGTTTTATGCTTCTACCACTGCTGTTCTTGGCACTCTGGTCTGCTCAGCAAGCGGATACGCCTTGGCCAAGTTTCATTTTCCAGGACACCGGCTGGCGCTCGTGGGTGTGCTTTCGCTGATCATTCTCCCCCCAACTCTGCTTATCGCGCCGGGATACGAGCTCCTCTTCCATCTGGATTTGCTCGACACCGTGCCGGGGTTGATTCTCCCAGTGGTTGCACCGGCGTTCGGCGTCTTTCTATTCCGCCAGGCCATTGCGCAATCGGTGCCGGATCAGCTCATCGAGGCCGCCCGCATGGACGGCTGTCGAGAGGTCGTGATCTTTTTCTCGGTCGTACTTCCGCTGATTCGCCCCATGGTCGGGGCATTTCTGCTGATCACTTTTCTGGCAATGTGGAACAACTTCATCTCGCCGCAAATCGTGCTTCAGTCCCAAGACAAACAACCCCTGTCGGTGGCCATCGCCCAACTTCGCGGCATCTATCGCACAGACTACGGCTTGCTCATGGCGGCCACCGTGGTCTCG
- a CDS encoding sugar ABC transporter permease, with translation MNLGRRSSKPSQHAVWVFLAPFALLTLVFVAYPLIQSAVLAMQQTYGPGTKTFVGTRNFTDAAADPVFWTALRNTIIYTLGSLFIQLPLALALALALNSPRLRGRSGYRLIFFSPQLMGLVFVSILAALMFEKQAGLINQSLHTLTGGLWSLDFPWLESHVMATLILISLWMYVGFNMIYFLAALQNVDHALIEASAIDGANSWHRFRHVVLPAIRPVGTFVVMLSMIGSLQLFELPFVLLEGTGGPRNQGLTVVMYLYQSGFEVGDLGYASAIGWVLALLLMSLACVQMWMIRREGR, from the coding sequence TTGAATCTGGGCCGAAGGAGCAGCAAGCCCTCGCAGCACGCTGTCTGGGTGTTTCTTGCACCATTCGCGCTCTTGACGCTTGTGTTTGTCGCCTACCCGCTCATTCAGTCTGCGGTGCTCGCCATGCAACAGACCTATGGCCCCGGCACAAAGACCTTTGTCGGAACCCGAAACTTCACTGATGCAGCTGCCGATCCCGTCTTCTGGACCGCTCTTCGCAACACCATCATCTACACACTTGGCAGCCTCTTCATCCAGTTGCCGCTCGCCCTCGCCTTGGCCTTGGCTCTGAACTCGCCACGGCTGCGCGGCCGAAGTGGATACCGACTGATCTTCTTCAGCCCGCAGCTCATGGGCCTTGTCTTCGTTTCGATTCTCGCAGCTCTCATGTTCGAAAAACAGGCAGGGCTCATCAACCAGTCTCTTCACACGCTCACTGGTGGATTGTGGAGTCTTGATTTTCCATGGCTCGAATCACACGTCATGGCGACCCTCATCCTGATTTCACTCTGGATGTATGTCGGCTTCAACATGATCTACTTCCTCGCAGCACTCCAGAATGTCGACCACGCACTCATCGAAGCATCCGCAATCGACGGCGCAAACTCCTGGCACCGATTTCGACATGTCGTGCTCCCTGCAATCCGCCCGGTCGGCACCTTCGTCGTCATGCTGTCGATGATCGGAAGCCTGCAACTCTTCGAACTCCCGTTCGTCCTGCTCGAAGGGACCGGAGGCCCACGAAACCAGGGACTCACTGTTGTGATGTACCTCTATCAATCAGGCTTTGAAGTCGGCGACCTCGGCTATGCCAGCGCCATCGGCTGGGTGCTGGCGTTGCTGCTGATGAGCCTGGCATGCGTTCAGATGTGGATGATTCGTCGGGAGGGTCGATGA
- a CDS encoding extracellular solute-binding protein: protein MNFATLIMAARGMPLGLWVMVLLMLCSVTVLFSGQRTNEDAVRLWVFSPTHRDLYNPMLDRAGAEVGVPLDMRLMSILAIERRMMSGFFSGLPTADLIECERAIVGRAFVGPLEAVGFLDLTDRLREEGLLDQINAPSFGPWTSRGRIFGIPHDVHPVMLAYRADLVEQAGIDLSDVETWQDFFRAMRPLMGESTNPQRYILGFWYTHLDNVEVLLLQGGDGLFDDQDRPTIATQSNAHILAEIVSWCVGPNRVAADIEDFSGTGHQQRIDGYGIAYLAPDWMCSIWKEQIPQIGGKMKIMPLPAFHPGGRRTSVRGGTMLGIARDSHQIEEAWKHAKLLYTSPQVARQMYQLTDIITPVSSLWNDPVFDEPDPFFMDQPKGRMYIDQAPHVPARSSSPYNRQAVVLLRDAAVSLAEHARRTRTYDSQALQPEAFRLLSDVESKILRVMERNAFSGAVR, encoded by the coding sequence ATGAATTTTGCCACGCTCATCATGGCCGCACGCGGAATGCCGCTCGGGCTGTGGGTCATGGTTCTGTTGATGCTCTGCTCCGTGACTGTGCTCTTCAGCGGGCAGCGGACCAATGAAGACGCAGTGCGACTCTGGGTTTTTTCTCCCACCCACCGCGACTTGTACAACCCCATGCTCGACCGTGCCGGGGCCGAGGTTGGCGTTCCTCTGGACATGCGATTGATGAGCATTCTGGCCATCGAACGACGCATGATGTCCGGCTTCTTCAGTGGCTTGCCGACCGCCGATCTGATCGAGTGCGAAAGGGCGATCGTCGGCCGTGCGTTTGTTGGGCCGCTCGAGGCTGTTGGATTTCTCGATCTCACGGATCGGCTCCGCGAAGAAGGATTGCTTGACCAGATCAACGCGCCCTCCTTCGGGCCTTGGACCTCCCGAGGTCGCATCTTCGGAATCCCACACGATGTCCACCCAGTCATGCTGGCTTACCGCGCAGATCTCGTTGAGCAAGCCGGCATCGACCTGTCTGACGTAGAAACGTGGCAGGACTTCTTCCGTGCCATGCGGCCATTGATGGGAGAATCTACCAACCCGCAGCGCTATATCCTCGGGTTCTGGTACACTCACCTCGACAACGTCGAAGTGCTGCTGCTTCAGGGCGGCGACGGGCTTTTCGACGACCAGGACAGACCAACGATCGCAACGCAGAGCAATGCTCACATCCTTGCTGAAATAGTCTCGTGGTGCGTTGGTCCCAACCGCGTTGCAGCGGACATTGAGGATTTCAGTGGCACCGGGCATCAGCAGCGGATCGATGGCTACGGCATCGCGTACCTCGCCCCGGACTGGATGTGCTCCATCTGGAAGGAGCAGATTCCACAAATCGGAGGGAAAATGAAAATCATGCCCCTCCCCGCGTTCCATCCCGGCGGGCGACGGACCTCGGTACGCGGAGGAACCATGCTCGGCATCGCACGCGATTCCCATCAGATCGAAGAGGCTTGGAAACACGCCAAACTCCTGTACACTTCGCCGCAGGTCGCGCGACAGATGTACCAACTCACCGACATCATCACCCCGGTGTCTTCGTTATGGAATGATCCCGTCTTCGACGAGCCCGATCCCTTCTTCATGGACCAGCCGAAGGGCCGCATGTACATCGATCAGGCGCCGCACGTACCGGCCCGCTCATCTTCGCCGTACAACCGCCAGGCGGTGGTCCTCCTGCGCGATGCAGCGGTCTCTCTTGCTGAGCACGCCCGGAGAACACGCACCTACGACTCGCAAGCCCTGCAACCCGAAGCATTCCGTCTGCTTTCCGACGTCGAGAGCAAGATCTTGCGTGTCATGGAACGCAATGCCTTCTCGGGAGCCGTGCGTTGA
- a CDS encoding LacI family DNA-binding transcriptional regulator yields MSSVRAIADALGVSVATVSRALNNQPGVSEEMRKRVLQTADRAGHRPSVGRKPTNLIGLAYPDEPVRADFGAFEAVLLAGVLKGVSERKFDLTFISVNRDKNRSETYKQFFNRKGVRGVIVRSLDNCGMAEAIAADGSPMVLVADRSDDPRVNFIDSDSRQTSRQAVEHLLGLGHRRIGLAIHRVADSDHRDREAGYREALAGAGIAIDESLIVRADASPEGGAMMLVSLLDQASPPTAIYFTNPLSTVGGLHKCLQLGIRVPKDLSIIGFDDGDIRMQTFPRFTAVCQDAQTLGLEAARWLTRSLTGEVSGTFREIRPTTLAVHESTSFPPVSPVRLLEHSRVVQAT; encoded by the coding sequence ATGAGTTCCGTAAGGGCCATCGCTGATGCATTGGGCGTTTCGGTCGCGACCGTATCGCGCGCGCTGAACAATCAGCCAGGCGTCAGCGAAGAAATGCGCAAGCGCGTGCTCCAGACTGCCGACCGCGCTGGCCACCGCCCATCCGTGGGGCGCAAGCCAACAAACTTGATCGGCTTGGCCTACCCCGACGAACCGGTACGGGCGGACTTCGGCGCGTTTGAAGCCGTGCTGCTGGCCGGAGTGCTCAAAGGGGTCAGCGAGCGAAAGTTCGATCTGACCTTCATCAGCGTCAATCGCGACAAAAACCGAAGCGAGACGTACAAACAATTCTTCAACCGCAAGGGTGTGCGTGGCGTGATCGTGCGTTCGCTCGACAACTGTGGCATGGCAGAAGCCATCGCGGCTGATGGTTCACCGATGGTGCTCGTCGCAGATCGATCCGACGATCCGCGAGTCAACTTCATCGATTCAGACTCAAGGCAGACCTCCCGCCAGGCGGTTGAACACCTGCTCGGCCTGGGGCACCGGCGAATCGGACTCGCGATCCACCGCGTGGCAGATTCCGACCACCGAGACCGCGAAGCCGGCTATCGCGAAGCGCTCGCCGGTGCAGGCATCGCCATCGACGAGTCGCTCATTGTGCGGGCAGATGCAAGTCCCGAAGGTGGCGCCATGATGCTCGTGTCGCTGCTCGATCAGGCAAGCCCTCCTACCGCCATCTACTTCACCAATCCGCTCTCGACGGTGGGGGGGCTGCACAAATGCCTGCAACTCGGCATCCGCGTGCCCAAGGATCTGTCCATCATCGGCTTTGATGACGGAGACATTCGCATGCAGACCTTTCCACGCTTTACCGCGGTATGCCAGGACGCTCAAACGCTCGGGCTCGAGGCCGCCCGCTGGCTGACGCGATCGCTCACTGGCGAGGTCAGCGGCACGTTTCGCGAGATCCGACCGACGACGCTTGCCGTCCACGAGAGCACATCGTTCCCGCCCGTAAGTCCGGTTCGATTGTTGGAGCATTCACGCGTGGTCCAGGCAACCTGA
- a CDS encoding DUF1559 domain-containing protein, which produces MLTRSNSARCPAFTLIELLVVIAIIALLIGILLPALGRARDTARGLVCQTNIRQIATATMVYAADFNGRFPPVIGGPQVIDPENGKRNMVWHDVNRIGRYLPQTDFRNVTFDNIENPTVGGGVFSCPNHPDGARSYAMNYWAASAGEFIPNFQTGTIRPVKPGQRPGVPTFQMGNAFDDSGNLAGQTILFTEAWANWRSQTPSDVGDTTWFTSASVGGQFMPGRRFGGGLGVNSDVWFGNWRSSPSAPELGTDTQVLPKSYIPYYRHPRRNAETKAVSGSAQIAFLDGHVSNVKPADLFESVGTGDQVRSTLSALWSEKDFQLELNLRN; this is translated from the coding sequence ATGCTGACCAGAAGCAACTCGGCCCGATGCCCAGCGTTCACGCTTATCGAGCTGCTCGTTGTGATTGCGATCATTGCGTTGCTGATCGGGATCCTGCTCCCGGCTCTCGGCCGCGCCCGCGACACCGCCCGCGGGCTGGTTTGCCAGACAAACATCCGGCAGATTGCCACCGCAACGATGGTCTACGCAGCCGATTTCAATGGCCGGTTTCCCCCCGTGATCGGTGGGCCTCAGGTAATCGATCCCGAGAATGGTAAACGCAACATGGTGTGGCACGATGTCAACCGCATCGGGCGCTATCTGCCTCAGACCGATTTTCGCAATGTCACGTTCGACAACATCGAGAACCCGACCGTCGGCGGCGGGGTCTTCAGTTGTCCCAACCACCCGGACGGTGCTCGTTCGTACGCCATGAACTACTGGGCTGCTTCAGCAGGCGAGTTCATTCCCAACTTCCAGACGGGAACCATCCGACCGGTGAAGCCCGGGCAGAGGCCTGGTGTACCTACTTTCCAGATGGGAAACGCATTCGACGACTCGGGCAATCTTGCTGGCCAGACCATCCTGTTCACTGAAGCTTGGGCCAATTGGCGATCCCAGACTCCTTCTGACGTTGGGGATACGACATGGTTCACATCGGCAAGTGTCGGCGGTCAGTTCATGCCCGGGCGTCGATTCGGCGGCGGGCTTGGCGTCAACAGTGATGTCTGGTTCGGGAACTGGCGCAGCTCGCCATCGGCGCCAGAGTTGGGAACCGACACGCAGGTCCTCCCCAAGTCATACATTCCGTACTATCGTCACCCCCGCAGAAATGCCGAGACCAAGGCAGTCAGCGGCAGCGCGCAGATCGCCTTCCTCGATGGGCATGTGTCCAATGTCAAGCCTGCGGATCTGTTCGAGTCTGTTGGCACCGGGGATCAGGTCAGGAGCACGCTATCGGCCCTGTGGTCTGAGAAGGATTTTCAACTTGAACTCAACCTCCGGAATTGA
- a CDS encoding family 16 glycosylhydrolase: MDRTNWNTLGLILSLGTAASAQWTLYWAEEFEGSALNLNNWEYQTGTGTAYGLPAGWGNNELQYYTNFADNISVSGGTLKITARQQNFGGRQYTSARIRTQGKVDFKWGRVEARMKLPGTTGIWPAFWMLPTNSPYGGWASSGEIDIMESINQADRIHGTIHFGNNYPNNASNGGSINTGINYAQGFHDYAIEWEPNQIRWYLDGQLFHSVNSSQWFSALGGSNPRAPFDHPFHFLLNVAVGGNWPGDPNASSQFPQTLEVDYVRVYRREQRPFEGQARVIPGLIEAEHYDEGYPGEAYHDVNAGNTGGAFRDDDVDIQACSEGGYNIGWIENGEWIEYTVNVAASGTYLLEARVASLHAGGSFRFEIDAVDSTGPIAVPNTGGWQNWATVSSQIMLSQGIQTIRFARIDSPNGFNVNWFRFTGLSVPCSPADLAEPYGELNFFDVSRYLALFSSQDPAADFAEPVGQFDFFDIAAFLSAFSAGCP; the protein is encoded by the coding sequence ATGGATCGAACAAACTGGAATACCCTTGGCCTGATTCTGTCTCTGGGGACCGCTGCCAGCGCGCAATGGACTCTGTACTGGGCAGAAGAGTTTGAAGGCTCCGCTCTGAATCTCAATAACTGGGAATACCAAACCGGAACGGGGACCGCGTACGGCCTGCCCGCCGGCTGGGGCAATAACGAACTTCAGTACTACACCAACTTCGCGGACAACATCTCGGTCTCGGGTGGCACCCTCAAGATCACCGCACGTCAGCAGAACTTCGGTGGTCGACAGTACACATCGGCGCGCATCCGCACACAAGGCAAAGTCGATTTCAAATGGGGTCGCGTCGAGGCTCGCATGAAACTGCCCGGAACCACCGGCATCTGGCCCGCGTTCTGGATGCTGCCCACCAACTCGCCCTATGGCGGATGGGCCTCGTCCGGCGAAATCGACATCATGGAATCGATCAATCAGGCCGACCGCATCCACGGCACCATCCACTTCGGCAATAACTACCCCAACAACGCATCCAATGGCGGCTCAATCAACACAGGCATCAACTACGCGCAGGGCTTTCACGACTACGCCATCGAGTGGGAACCGAATCAGATCCGATGGTATCTCGACGGGCAGTTGTTCCACTCTGTCAACTCTTCGCAGTGGTTTTCAGCACTTGGTGGCTCGAACCCGCGCGCGCCATTCGACCACCCGTTTCACTTCCTGCTCAATGTTGCTGTCGGAGGCAACTGGCCCGGTGACCCGAATGCTTCGTCGCAGTTTCCGCAGACACTCGAGGTTGATTATGTGCGAGTGTATCGCCGCGAGCAGCGCCCATTCGAAGGTCAAGCCCGGGTCATCCCGGGGTTGATCGAAGCGGAACACTACGACGAGGGGTACCCGGGCGAAGCGTACCACGATGTCAATGCAGGCAACACCGGCGGCGCGTTCCGCGATGATGATGTCGATATTCAGGCCTGTTCAGAAGGCGGATACAACATCGGTTGGATCGAGAACGGAGAATGGATCGAGTATACCGTGAATGTCGCCGCTTCGGGCACTTATCTACTCGAAGCCCGCGTTGCTTCGCTGCACGCGGGCGGATCGTTCCGCTTTGAGATCGATGCTGTCGATAGCACTGGCCCCATTGCTGTGCCCAATACCGGTGGCTGGCAAAACTGGGCAACCGTCTCCAGCCAGATCATGCTCAGCCAAGGCATCCAGACCATCCGCTTCGCCCGAATCGACTCGCCCAACGGGTTCAATGTCAACTGGTTCCGCTTCACCGGCTTGTCGGTGCCTTGCTCACCTGCCGATCTGGCCGAGCCGTACGGCGAACTGAACTTCTTCGATGTCTCTCGATATCTCGCGCTCTTCAGCAGCCAGGATCCCGCAGCGGACTTTGCCGAACCTGTCGGGCAGTTCGATTTCTTCGATATTGCTGCCTTCCTCAGTGCATTCAGCGCAGGATGTCCCTGA
- a CDS encoding type IV toxin-antitoxin system AbiEi family antitoxin domain-containing protein: MDRNPRHGVIKRLQAEMPRGRPFDVASLTTLGVTPQLAARYAKHGWLERLGQGVYSFPGDELTRDGCVLLLQQRVEGLHVGGKSALALHAVRHNLAVRDTLVLWGDQRFVLPKWFTSRFPSRYLSAKLFEWTDAKLATATLSSPAGATDGLLASTPERAALEMLYEVGTNQGLEEARNLFEGLRNLRKDVAGRLLASCTSVKAVRLFLTWSRQTNVLDVDTLRERYRLRVGSEKRWMARLKDGTLLTLKQYG, from the coding sequence ATGGATCGAAATCCACGACATGGCGTAATCAAGCGGCTCCAAGCCGAGATGCCCCGGGGCCGCCCTTTCGACGTGGCAAGCCTCACCACGCTCGGCGTCACCCCTCAGTTGGCGGCACGCTACGCCAAGCACGGATGGCTCGAACGGCTCGGCCAAGGCGTGTACAGCTTCCCGGGCGACGAGTTGACCCGGGACGGTTGCGTCCTGCTCCTCCAGCAACGGGTGGAGGGGTTGCACGTTGGGGGCAAGAGCGCGCTCGCGCTGCACGCCGTCCGCCACAATCTCGCGGTGCGAGACACGCTTGTCCTTTGGGGCGACCAGCGGTTCGTGCTGCCGAAGTGGTTCACGTCCCGGTTCCCGTCCCGCTACCTCTCCGCCAAGCTGTTCGAGTGGACCGATGCAAAGCTCGCGACCGCAACGCTGTCGTCGCCGGCCGGTGCCACCGACGGACTTCTCGCCTCGACTCCTGAGCGAGCCGCGCTGGAGATGCTCTACGAGGTGGGAACGAACCAGGGCCTGGAAGAAGCCCGCAATCTTTTCGAGGGTCTCCGCAACCTGCGCAAGGACGTGGCCGGGCGTCTGCTCGCGTCCTGCACGAGCGTGAAAGCAGTTCGACTCTTCCTGACCTGGTCACGGCAAACCAACGTGCTGGACGTCGATACGCTGCGTGAACGCTACCGGCTGCGGGTCGGAAGTGAGAAGCGCTGGATGGCCCGCCTCAAAGATGGAACGCTCCTTACCCTGAAGCAGTATGGATAA
- a CDS encoding nucleotidyl transferase AbiEii/AbiGii toxin family protein yields MDKSYANTVRLLLTVAPDVFRNPAFAMKGGTAINMFVRDMPRLSVDIDVVYTPWGVQRDSALAAITAELAAIRTRLEHIGLSVETVGNTDTGDRTLLVTSGVSMVKIEVNVVFRGTLLPAQKRPLVTSAADMFAAELELPVLAIDELYGSKLVAAMDRQHPRDLFDVWEMDNAGGLTDEMVECFVTYLAGHNRPTHEVLFGSQKDIAQVYRTTFVGMTTEDVKLETLLETRDRLFKDLPKKLKANHRQLLIGLARAEPDWTLLKCPHAASLPALQWKLLNLQKLKKANPEKLEGQAKALEQKLV; encoded by the coding sequence ATGGATAAGTCATACGCCAACACTGTCCGACTCCTCCTCACCGTCGCTCCGGATGTCTTCCGGAACCCGGCGTTCGCCATGAAGGGCGGCACGGCGATCAACATGTTCGTGCGGGACATGCCGCGGCTCTCGGTCGACATCGACGTCGTCTACACCCCGTGGGGCGTGCAGCGGGACTCGGCCCTTGCCGCGATCACGGCCGAGCTCGCCGCTATCCGTACGCGGCTGGAACACATCGGTCTCAGTGTCGAGACCGTCGGGAACACCGACACCGGGGACCGGACGCTCCTGGTCACCAGCGGCGTCAGCATGGTGAAGATCGAGGTCAACGTCGTCTTCCGAGGCACCCTCCTCCCGGCGCAGAAACGCCCGTTGGTGACGAGCGCCGCGGACATGTTCGCCGCAGAACTGGAACTGCCCGTCCTGGCCATCGACGAGCTGTACGGGAGCAAGCTGGTCGCGGCGATGGACCGGCAGCACCCACGGGACCTCTTCGACGTGTGGGAGATGGACAATGCCGGCGGACTCACCGACGAGATGGTCGAGTGCTTCGTGACGTACCTGGCCGGGCACAATCGCCCGACGCACGAAGTGCTCTTCGGGAGTCAGAAGGACATCGCACAGGTGTACCGCACCACGTTCGTCGGGATGACCACCGAGGACGTGAAGCTCGAAACACTTCTGGAGACCCGCGACCGACTGTTCAAGGATCTCCCGAAGAAGCTCAAGGCCAACCACCGGCAGCTCCTCATCGGTCTGGCTCGTGCCGAACCCGACTGGACGTTGCTCAAGTGCCCGCACGCCGCGAGTCTGCCGGCGCTCCAGTGGAAGCTGCTCAACCTGCAGAAGCTCAAGAAAGCCAATCCAGAGAAGCTTGAGGGACAGGCCAAAGCCCTTGAACAGAAGCTGGTGTGA